The following coding sequences lie in one Spea bombifrons isolate aSpeBom1 chromosome 5, aSpeBom1.2.pri, whole genome shotgun sequence genomic window:
- the CTHRC1 gene encoding collagen triple helix repeat-containing protein 1, translating to MISIWTCFLLASCSLLPIDSQTENQKVKQRALRQKDLEIIERYNGMCMQGPMGLPGRDGTPGVNGIPGTPGIPGRDGAKGEKGECMRESVEESWTPNYKQCAWSSLNYGIDLGKIAECTFTKMRSQSALRVVFSGSLRLKCKTACCQRWYFTFNGAECAGPLPIEAIIYLDQGSAEFNSTINIHRTSTVEGLCEGISAGLVDVAVWVGTCEDYPRGDASTGWNSVSRIIIEELPK from the exons ATGATTTCTATTTGGACCTGCTTTCTCCTGGCTTCGTGTTCGCTGCTACCTATAGACTCACAAACCGAGAACCAAAAAGTCAAGCAAAGAGCCCTTCGCCAAAAAGACTTGGAAATCATAGAAAGG TATAATGGCATGTGCATGCAAGGGCCGATGGGTCTACCTGGAAGAGACGGGACTCCTGGAGTGAATGGGATCCCTGGAACTCCAGGAATTCCAGGCCGCGATGGAGCCAAGGGTGAGAAAGGAGAGTGCATGAGAGAGAGCGTAGAGGAATCCTGGACTCCCAACTACAAGCAATGTGCGTGGAGCTCGCTAAACTACGGCATAGACCTGGGGAAAATCGCT gAATGTACGTTCACGAAGATGCGTTCTCAGAGCGCCTTAAGAGTTGTGTTTAGTGGGTCTTTGCGTCTCAAGTGTAAGACGGCCTGCTGTCAGCGCTGGTACTTCACGTTTAATGGCGCTGAGTGTGCCGGACCCCTTCCCATCGAAGCCATTATTTACTTAGACCAAGGAAGTGCCGAATTCAACTCCACCATTAACATTCATCGGACGTCCACCG TGGAAGGATTGTGCGAAGGAATTAGCGCCGGTCTGGTGGATGTGGCAGTCTGGGTGGGGACCTGCGAAGACTACCCAAGAGGAGATGCATCTACTGGATGGAACTCAGTATCTCGGATAATCATCGAAGAGCTGCCAAAATAA